One window of the Ictidomys tridecemlineatus isolate mIctTri1 chromosome 11, mIctTri1.hap1, whole genome shotgun sequence genome contains the following:
- the S100a13 gene encoding protein S100-A13 produces MAAEPLTELEAAIETVVTTFFTFAGREGRKGSLSVNEFKELATQQLPHLLKDVGSLDEKMKSLDVNQDSELKFNEYWRLIGELAKEMRKEKAQEKAQ; encoded by the exons ATGGCGGCCGAGCCACTGACTGAGCTGGAGGCGGCCATCGAGACGGTGGTCACCACTTTCTTCACCTTTGCAGGGCGGGAAGGCCGCAAGGGCAGCCTCAGCGTCAACGAGTTTAAGGAACTAGCCACGCAGCAGTTGCCTCACCTGCTCAAG GATGTGGGCTCCTTAGATGAGAAGATGAAGAGCTTGGATGTGAATCAGGACTCGGAGCTCAAGTTCAATGAGTACTGGAGACTGATTGGGGAGTTGGCCAAGGAAATGAGGAAGGAGAAGGCGCAGGAGAAGGCGCAGTAG
- the S100a14 gene encoding protein S100-A14 → MGQCRSANAEDAQEFSEVERAIETLIKNFHQYSVEGGKETLTSSELRDLVTQQLPHLMPSNCGLEEKIANLGNCNDSRLEFGSFWELIGEAARSVKLESPVPRS, encoded by the exons ATGGGACAGTGTCGGTCAGCCAATGCTGAG GACGCCCAGGAGTTCAGTGAGGTGGAGAGGGCCATCGAGACCCTCATCAAGAACTTCCACCAGTACTCGGTGGAGGGCGGGAAGGAGACACTGACCTCCTCCGAGCTGCGGGACCTGGTTACCCAGCAGCTGCCACACCTCATGCCG aGCAACTGTGGGCTGGAAGAGAAAATCGCCAACCTGGGCAACTGCAACGACTCTAGACTGGAGTTCGGGAGCTTCTGGGAGCTAATCGGAGAAGCGGCCAGGAGCGTGAAGCTGGAGAGCCCTGTCCCAAGGAGCTGA